In Sphaeramia orbicularis chromosome 3, fSphaOr1.1, whole genome shotgun sequence, a genomic segment contains:
- the irx6a gene encoding Iroquois homeobox protein 6a isoform X2: MQLHRSVSDGTGGSQTAAAAAAAAASFCCPSYENRLLASSRTELNAALGMYSSPYAAAAAASQNYANYFPYSTDPSAIYSSLNPQYDIKDSTGTLHSGITQTAAYYPYDHSLGQYQYDRYGTVDFNGTARRKNATRETTSTLKTWLYEHRKNPYPTKGEKIMLAIITKMTLTQVSTWFANARRRLKKENKMTWSPKNKAGDDRKDDLNKSDQDCVTKDSSDCKEEKELHLSDLEDIDDDECDKLDSDCEKVAGDEQDLQRAMSVSQAPQKRDCGSELHLSLTNSFHTFPCAIKNVTTLPPLPSDFLDPVVSKATSSSGPTGTVSLSHFESSDKPRIWSLARTAASGVILSPQQQGSELRTGNSACQLESTRLPGAPTGQCAGMRGLHESSGVTNAENSFPESSSLHSKVYGTGSYSHKGIQLHCSSYAALPDTYQYSTIEGFSGDKAETQSSDLSEACGTLQDDKVTAFRPVMKR; encoded by the exons ATGCAACTTCACAG GTCTGTCTCTGACGGGACAGGCGGATCCCAGaccgccgccgccgctgccgccgccgcTGCTTCCTTCTGCTGCCCATCCTACGAGAACCGGCTCCTGGCGAGCAGCCGAACGGAGCTGAACGCAGCGCTGGGCATGTACAGCTCCCCTTACGCCGCAGCGGCTGCCGCCAGCCAGAACTACGCCAACTACTTCCCCTACAGCACCGATCCATCCGCTATCTACTCCAGTCTG aatCCCCAGTATGACATTAAGGACAGCACAGGCACTTTACACTCTGGCATCACTCAGACCGCTGCATACTATCCTTATGATCATTCCCTGGGCCAGTATCAGTACGACAG GTATGGGACAGTAGACTTTAATGGCACAGCCAGAAGAAAGAACGCAACCCGTGAAACCACCAGCACCCTGAAAACATGGTTGTATGAGCACCGCAAGAACCCCTACCCTACTAAGGGAGAGAAGATAATGCTGGCAATCATCACCAAAATGACCCTCACCCAAGTGTCCACCTGGTTCGCCAACGCCAGGAGGAGGCTAAAGAAGGAGAACAAGATGACCTGGTCACCAAAGAATAAGGCCGGTGATGACAGGAAGGACGACCTTAACAAGAGCGACCAGGACTGTGTCACCAAAG ATTCTAGTGATTGCAAGGAGGAAAAGGAGTTACATCTGAGCGACCTGGAGGACATCGATGATGACGAATGTGACAAACTGGACAGTGACTGTGAAAAGGTGGCTGGAGATGAGCAGGATCTCCAGAGGGCCATGTCGGTATCCCAAGCCCCTCAAAAGAGAGACTGTGGCTCTGAATTGCACCTGAGTTTAACTAACAGTTTCCACACGTTCCCCTGCGCCATCAAAAATGTGACCACCCTCCCTCCTCTTCCATCTGACTTCCTGGATCCTGTAGTATCCAAGGCAACGTCCTCGTCTGGCCCAACAGGGACGGTATCCCTGTCTCACTTTGAGTCTTCGGATAAACCGCGGATTTGGTCTCTGGCTCGTACGGCGGCATCAGGGGTTATACTGAGCCCTCAGCAGCAAGGCTCGGAGTTGAGGACGGGCAACTCAGCCTGCCAGCTCGAGAGCACCAGGCTTCCTGGAGCTCCTACTGGACAGTGTGCAGGGATGAGAGGCCTTCACGAGTCTAGTGGTGTCACCAATGCTGAGAACTCCTTCCCTGAGAGCTCATCATTGCACTCTAAAGTCTATGGCACCGGTAGCTATAGTCACAAGGGCATCCAACTGCACTGTTCATCCTATGCTGCACTGCCAGACACATATCAATACTCCACTATTGAAG GGTTCTCTGGTGACAAAGCAGAGACACAGTCATCTGACCTCAGTGAAGCCTGTGGGACCTTACAGGATGACAAGGTCACTGCATTCAGACCAGTGATGAAGAGGTGA
- the irx6a gene encoding Iroquois homeobox protein 6a isoform X1, with amino-acid sequence MVTKEAAMSFSQFGYPYNATSQFFVSANPSTTCCDSISRSVSDGTGGSQTAAAAAAAAASFCCPSYENRLLASSRTELNAALGMYSSPYAAAAAASQNYANYFPYSTDPSAIYSSLNPQYDIKDSTGTLHSGITQTAAYYPYDHSLGQYQYDRYGTVDFNGTARRKNATRETTSTLKTWLYEHRKNPYPTKGEKIMLAIITKMTLTQVSTWFANARRRLKKENKMTWSPKNKAGDDRKDDLNKSDQDCVTKDSSDCKEEKELHLSDLEDIDDDECDKLDSDCEKVAGDEQDLQRAMSVSQAPQKRDCGSELHLSLTNSFHTFPCAIKNVTTLPPLPSDFLDPVVSKATSSSGPTGTVSLSHFESSDKPRIWSLARTAASGVILSPQQQGSELRTGNSACQLESTRLPGAPTGQCAGMRGLHESSGVTNAENSFPESSSLHSKVYGTGSYSHKGIQLHCSSYAALPDTYQYSTIEGFSGDKAETQSSDLSEACGTLQDDKVTAFRPVMKR; translated from the exons ATGGTAACAAAAGAAGCAGCTATGTCTTTCTCGCAATTTGGATATCCTTACAATGCAACTTCACAG TTTTTCGTGTCGGCAAACCCCAGTACGACTTGCTGCGATTCGATTTCCAGGTCTGTCTCTGACGGGACAGGCGGATCCCAGaccgccgccgccgctgccgccgccgcTGCTTCCTTCTGCTGCCCATCCTACGAGAACCGGCTCCTGGCGAGCAGCCGAACGGAGCTGAACGCAGCGCTGGGCATGTACAGCTCCCCTTACGCCGCAGCGGCTGCCGCCAGCCAGAACTACGCCAACTACTTCCCCTACAGCACCGATCCATCCGCTATCTACTCCAGTCTG aatCCCCAGTATGACATTAAGGACAGCACAGGCACTTTACACTCTGGCATCACTCAGACCGCTGCATACTATCCTTATGATCATTCCCTGGGCCAGTATCAGTACGACAG GTATGGGACAGTAGACTTTAATGGCACAGCCAGAAGAAAGAACGCAACCCGTGAAACCACCAGCACCCTGAAAACATGGTTGTATGAGCACCGCAAGAACCCCTACCCTACTAAGGGAGAGAAGATAATGCTGGCAATCATCACCAAAATGACCCTCACCCAAGTGTCCACCTGGTTCGCCAACGCCAGGAGGAGGCTAAAGAAGGAGAACAAGATGACCTGGTCACCAAAGAATAAGGCCGGTGATGACAGGAAGGACGACCTTAACAAGAGCGACCAGGACTGTGTCACCAAAG ATTCTAGTGATTGCAAGGAGGAAAAGGAGTTACATCTGAGCGACCTGGAGGACATCGATGATGACGAATGTGACAAACTGGACAGTGACTGTGAAAAGGTGGCTGGAGATGAGCAGGATCTCCAGAGGGCCATGTCGGTATCCCAAGCCCCTCAAAAGAGAGACTGTGGCTCTGAATTGCACCTGAGTTTAACTAACAGTTTCCACACGTTCCCCTGCGCCATCAAAAATGTGACCACCCTCCCTCCTCTTCCATCTGACTTCCTGGATCCTGTAGTATCCAAGGCAACGTCCTCGTCTGGCCCAACAGGGACGGTATCCCTGTCTCACTTTGAGTCTTCGGATAAACCGCGGATTTGGTCTCTGGCTCGTACGGCGGCATCAGGGGTTATACTGAGCCCTCAGCAGCAAGGCTCGGAGTTGAGGACGGGCAACTCAGCCTGCCAGCTCGAGAGCACCAGGCTTCCTGGAGCTCCTACTGGACAGTGTGCAGGGATGAGAGGCCTTCACGAGTCTAGTGGTGTCACCAATGCTGAGAACTCCTTCCCTGAGAGCTCATCATTGCACTCTAAAGTCTATGGCACCGGTAGCTATAGTCACAAGGGCATCCAACTGCACTGTTCATCCTATGCTGCACTGCCAGACACATATCAATACTCCACTATTGAAG GGTTCTCTGGTGACAAAGCAGAGACACAGTCATCTGACCTCAGTGAAGCCTGTGGGACCTTACAGGATGACAAGGTCACTGCATTCAGACCAGTGATGAAGAGGTGA